One stretch of Brachyhypopomus gauderio isolate BG-103 chromosome 8, BGAUD_0.2, whole genome shotgun sequence DNA includes these proteins:
- the acox1 gene encoding peroxisomal acyl-coenzyme A oxidase 1 isoform X2, with product MNPDIRQERENATFNSEVLTNILDGDAEKTRRRREIEALVINDPDFQHEDLNFLSRSERYDAALKKSALMFTKLRDYGISDPEEIYYYKCIVKKNNHEALGLHFAMFVPTLNSQCSPEQCDKWLPLTDTLEVFGTYAQTELGHGTHLRRLETTATYDPSTQEFVLNSPTVTSIKWWAGGLGKTSNHAIVLAQLYTRGQCHGLHGFIVPIRCMKTHQPLPGVVVGDIGPKFGFDEVDNGFLKLENVRIPRENMLMKYSKVEPDGTYLKPPSDKLTYGTMVFIRSMIVGESARALSKACTIAIRYSVVRHQSELRPGEPEPQILDYQAQQYKLFPLLATAYAFTFVGQYMNEMYHRITGDINQGDFSELPELHALAAGLKAFSTWTANAGIEVCRMACGGHGYSRCSSLPDIYVTFTATCTYEGENTVMMLQTARYLVKSYRQAREGHRLAGIVSYLNEPWQRVQARPASSRPAVVDLNDLASLVEAYKLRAARLVEVAAKSLQGELQRSSSREDPWNSSSIELIRASEAHCHYVVVKLFAAKLSEISDTAVHSALNSLVLLYALHGIANNSGDFLQADLLSVPQLSQVTQRIKALLAEIRPNAVTLVDAFDYRDEMLNSVLGRYDGNVYENMFEWSKRSPLNRTEVHESYNKYMKPLQSKL from the exons ATGAATCCTGATATTCGTCAAGAACGGGAAAATGCCACATTCAACTCGGAGGTTCTAACCAATATATTAGACGGAGATGCAGAGAAGACCCGAAGGAGGAGAGAAATAG AGGCGCTGGTGATTAACGACCCTGACTTCCAGCACGAAGACCTGAACTTCCTGTCCCGCAGCGAACGCTACGATGCGGCTTTGAAGAAGAGCGCGCTTATGTTCACGAAGCTGAGAGATTATGGGATCTCTGACCCTGAGGAGATATACTACTATAAGTG CATCGTGAAAAAGAACAACCATGAGGCCCTGGGTCTCCACTTCGCCATGTTCGTACCGACTCTGAACAGCCAGTGCAGCCCAGAGCAGTGCGACAAGTGGCTGCCCCTGACCGACACCTTAGAGGTGTTCGGCACCTACGCCCAGACCGAACTGGGTCACG GAACACACCTCCGCAGGCTCGAGACAACAGCGACCTATGACCCGTCCACTCAGGAGTTTGTCCTTAACAGCCCAACGGTGACATCCATCAAATGGTGGGCAGGAGGAT tgggTAAAACCTCCAATCATGCCATCGTGTTGGCTCAGCTCTACACACGGGGCCAGTGTCATGGCCTCCACGGCTTTATCGTTCCCATACGATGCATGAAAACACACCAACCTCTGCCag GCGTGGTTGTTGGTGACATCGGCCCCAAGTTTGGCTTCGACGAGGTGGACAACGGCTTCCTGAAGCTGGAAAACGTTCGTATCCCTCGCGAGAACATGCTGATGAAGTATTCCAAG gTGGAGCCTGACGGGACGTATCTGAAGCCCCCCAGTGATAAACTGACCTACGGCACAATGGTGTTCATCCGATCTATGATTGTGGGCGAGTCGGCCAGAGCTCTGTCCAAGGCCTGCACCATTGCCATCCGCTACAGCGTGGTGCGGCACCAGTCCGAACTACGGCCAGG GGAGCCCGAGCCACAGATCTTGGACTACCAGGCCCAGCAGTACAAGCTCTTCCCCTTGCTGGCTACCGCCTACGCCTTCACCTTCGTGGGCCAGTACATGAACGAGATGTATCACCGCATCACCGGCGACATCAACCAGGGAGACTTCAGCGAGCTGCCGGAG CTCCACGCCCTGGCAGCAGGGCTGAAGGCCTTCTCCACTTGGACAGCCAACGCGGGCATTGAGGTGTGTCGCATGGCGTGTGGAGGCCACGGCTACTCGCGCTGCAGCAGTCTGCCTGACATCTATGTCACCTTCACCGCCACCTGCACCTACGAGGGCGAGAACACCGTCATGATGCTGCAGACGGCCAG GTACCTGGTGAAGAGCTACCGGCAGGCGCGGGAGGGACACCGGCTGGCCGGTATCGTCTCGTACCTGAACGAGCCGTGGCAGCGGGTGCAGGCCCGGCCCGCCTCGTCCCGGCCCGCCGTGGTCGACCTCAACGACCTGGCCAGTTTGGTGGAGGCCTACAAGCTGCGCGCTGCAAG GCTGGTTGAAGTAGCAGCTAAGAGCCTGCAGGGGGAGCTCCAGCGCAGCAGTAGCCGTGAGGATCCCTGGAACAGCAGCTCCATTGAGCTCATCCGAGCCTCAGAG gcccaCTGTCACTATGTGGTGGTGAAGCTCTTTGCTGCTAAGCTGAGTGAGATCAGTGACACAGCGGTTCACTCCGCCCTGAACAGTCTCGTCCTCCTGTACGCTCTGCACGGAATCGCCAACAACTCCGGGGACTTTTTACAG gctgATCTACTGAGCGTTCCACAGCTGTCTCAGGTCACCCAGCGGATCAAGGCGTTGCTGGCTGAGATCCGGCCGAACGCCGTCACTCTGGTGGACGCCTTCGACTACCGCGACGAGATGCTCAACTCCGTGCTGGGCCGTTACGATGGCAACGTCTACGAGAACATGTTCGAATGGTCCAAGAGATCACCCCTCAACCGCACGGAG GTCCATGAATCCTACAACAAATACATGAAACCCCTGCAGTCCAAACTGTGA
- the acox1 gene encoding peroxisomal acyl-coenzyme A oxidase 1 isoform X1, with product MNPDIRQERENATFNSEVLTNILDGDAEKTRRRREIEALVINDPDFQHEDLNFLSRSERYDAALKKSALMFTKLRDYGISDPEEIYYYKCCVHRGRSQPLDLHLGMFLPTLLNQASPTQLDTFFTPAWNLEIIGTYAQTELGHGTHLRRLETTATYDPSTQEFVLNSPTVTSIKWWAGGLGKTSNHAIVLAQLYTRGQCHGLHGFIVPIRCMKTHQPLPGVVVGDIGPKFGFDEVDNGFLKLENVRIPRENMLMKYSKVEPDGTYLKPPSDKLTYGTMVFIRSMIVGESARALSKACTIAIRYSVVRHQSELRPGEPEPQILDYQAQQYKLFPLLATAYAFTFVGQYMNEMYHRITGDINQGDFSELPELHALAAGLKAFSTWTANAGIEVCRMACGGHGYSRCSSLPDIYVTFTATCTYEGENTVMMLQTARYLVKSYRQAREGHRLAGIVSYLNEPWQRVQARPASSRPAVVDLNDLASLVEAYKLRAARLVEVAAKSLQGELQRSSSREDPWNSSSIELIRASEAHCHYVVVKLFAAKLSEISDTAVHSALNSLVLLYALHGIANNSGDFLQADLLSVPQLSQVTQRIKALLAEIRPNAVTLVDAFDYRDEMLNSVLGRYDGNVYENMFEWSKRSPLNRTEVHESYNKYMKPLQSKL from the exons ATGAATCCTGATATTCGTCAAGAACGGGAAAATGCCACATTCAACTCGGAGGTTCTAACCAATATATTAGACGGAGATGCAGAGAAGACCCGAAGGAGGAGAGAAATAG AGGCGCTGGTGATTAACGACCCTGACTTCCAGCACGAAGACCTGAACTTCCTGTCCCGCAGCGAACGCTACGATGCGGCTTTGAAGAAGAGCGCGCTTATGTTCACGAAGCTGAGAGATTATGGGATCTCTGACCCTGAGGAGATATACTACTATAAGTG CTGCGTTCACCGTGGCCGATCCCAGCCTCTGGACCTGCACCTGGGGATGTTCCTGCCCACACTGCTGAACCAGGCCTCACCTACGCAGCTCGACACCTTCTTCACACCCGCCTGGAACCTGGAGATCATCGGGACCTACGCACAGACCGAGCTCGGTCACG GAACACACCTCCGCAGGCTCGAGACAACAGCGACCTATGACCCGTCCACTCAGGAGTTTGTCCTTAACAGCCCAACGGTGACATCCATCAAATGGTGGGCAGGAGGAT tgggTAAAACCTCCAATCATGCCATCGTGTTGGCTCAGCTCTACACACGGGGCCAGTGTCATGGCCTCCACGGCTTTATCGTTCCCATACGATGCATGAAAACACACCAACCTCTGCCag GCGTGGTTGTTGGTGACATCGGCCCCAAGTTTGGCTTCGACGAGGTGGACAACGGCTTCCTGAAGCTGGAAAACGTTCGTATCCCTCGCGAGAACATGCTGATGAAGTATTCCAAG gTGGAGCCTGACGGGACGTATCTGAAGCCCCCCAGTGATAAACTGACCTACGGCACAATGGTGTTCATCCGATCTATGATTGTGGGCGAGTCGGCCAGAGCTCTGTCCAAGGCCTGCACCATTGCCATCCGCTACAGCGTGGTGCGGCACCAGTCCGAACTACGGCCAGG GGAGCCCGAGCCACAGATCTTGGACTACCAGGCCCAGCAGTACAAGCTCTTCCCCTTGCTGGCTACCGCCTACGCCTTCACCTTCGTGGGCCAGTACATGAACGAGATGTATCACCGCATCACCGGCGACATCAACCAGGGAGACTTCAGCGAGCTGCCGGAG CTCCACGCCCTGGCAGCAGGGCTGAAGGCCTTCTCCACTTGGACAGCCAACGCGGGCATTGAGGTGTGTCGCATGGCGTGTGGAGGCCACGGCTACTCGCGCTGCAGCAGTCTGCCTGACATCTATGTCACCTTCACCGCCACCTGCACCTACGAGGGCGAGAACACCGTCATGATGCTGCAGACGGCCAG GTACCTGGTGAAGAGCTACCGGCAGGCGCGGGAGGGACACCGGCTGGCCGGTATCGTCTCGTACCTGAACGAGCCGTGGCAGCGGGTGCAGGCCCGGCCCGCCTCGTCCCGGCCCGCCGTGGTCGACCTCAACGACCTGGCCAGTTTGGTGGAGGCCTACAAGCTGCGCGCTGCAAG GCTGGTTGAAGTAGCAGCTAAGAGCCTGCAGGGGGAGCTCCAGCGCAGCAGTAGCCGTGAGGATCCCTGGAACAGCAGCTCCATTGAGCTCATCCGAGCCTCAGAG gcccaCTGTCACTATGTGGTGGTGAAGCTCTTTGCTGCTAAGCTGAGTGAGATCAGTGACACAGCGGTTCACTCCGCCCTGAACAGTCTCGTCCTCCTGTACGCTCTGCACGGAATCGCCAACAACTCCGGGGACTTTTTACAG gctgATCTACTGAGCGTTCCACAGCTGTCTCAGGTCACCCAGCGGATCAAGGCGTTGCTGGCTGAGATCCGGCCGAACGCCGTCACTCTGGTGGACGCCTTCGACTACCGCGACGAGATGCTCAACTCCGTGCTGGGCCGTTACGATGGCAACGTCTACGAGAACATGTTCGAATGGTCCAAGAGATCACCCCTCAACCGCACGGAG GTCCATGAATCCTACAACAAATACATGAAACCCCTGCAGTCCAAACTGTGA
- the ten1 gene encoding CST complex subunit TEN1 — MLPAPAPFHLPWEIQTDAVKDGASLRTFGRLTGYLPGESMAVLTCVRASVQHQVSVRTTSVEPFHPITGAQYTVLGEIEKTDDGETILHARVLNCVDGVDVALLQKAIEEQRNFFKERDDVGTE, encoded by the exons ATGCTGCCCGCACCTGCACCGTTTCACCTCCCGTGGGAAATTCAAACGGATGCGGTAAAAGACGGAGCTTCACTGCGGACGTTCGGCAG ACTCACAGGTTACTTGCCCGGAGAGTCCATGGCCGTCCTGACGTGTGTCCGCGCCTCTGTCCAACACCAGGTGTCCGTGCGGACAACATCCGTAGAGCCTTTTCATCCCATCACAGGGGCCCAATACACTGTGCtgggagagatagagaagaCCGATG ATGGTGAAACTATACTGCATGCTCGCGTTTTGAACTGCGTGGACGGAGTGGATGTAGCATTGCTACAGAAGGCCATAGAGGAACAGAGGAACTTTTTTAAGGAGAGAGATGATGTGGGAACCGAGTAG